In Leucobacter sp. CX169, a single genomic region encodes these proteins:
- a CDS encoding substrate-binding domain-containing protein, whose protein sequence is MKRSLSTAASLVCAASLILLAGCTTDPSVEAPDGSAEEAAPTEEWFDQELFDKQFAERSVVPEGPEEQPYLQTINAEMVDTAEFASEGPKKVCFANASISNPWRQTGWITMNEQLKVLQESGAISEMETRDAKDSDDTQIADIDYFIAEGECDSFVISPNSTAALTPAVERACATGKPVVVFDRGVQTDCAVTFIHPIGGFAWGIDSAEFLIDNLKEGDKVVALRILPGVDVLEQRWAGADKLLSEAGIETADYFTGADPAEIKKIISDELAKGDVQGIWMDAGDGAVAAIEAFEDAGKPYPVMTGEDELSFLRKWKDTGLTGLAPVYSNFQWRTPLLALEKIFKGEEVPSEWVLPQSPITAEELDDYLARNDGMPDGHYAKFGGEDLPGYPTIWQDRVMP, encoded by the coding sequence ATGAAACGATCGCTAAGCACCGCGGCGAGTCTCGTCTGCGCCGCATCGCTGATCCTGCTGGCGGGGTGCACGACTGATCCGTCGGTCGAGGCACCGGATGGTTCGGCTGAGGAGGCTGCGCCGACGGAGGAGTGGTTCGACCAGGAGCTGTTCGACAAGCAGTTCGCCGAGCGCTCCGTCGTGCCCGAGGGCCCGGAGGAGCAGCCGTACCTGCAGACCATCAACGCGGAGATGGTCGACACGGCGGAGTTCGCGTCGGAGGGGCCGAAGAAGGTCTGCTTCGCAAACGCGTCAATCTCAAACCCGTGGCGCCAGACCGGCTGGATCACCATGAACGAGCAGCTGAAGGTGCTGCAGGAGTCGGGCGCTATCTCGGAGATGGAAACGCGCGACGCGAAGGACAGCGATGACACGCAGATTGCGGACATCGACTACTTCATCGCCGAGGGCGAGTGCGACAGCTTCGTCATCTCGCCGAACTCGACCGCCGCCCTCACCCCCGCGGTCGAGCGGGCGTGCGCGACGGGCAAGCCCGTGGTCGTCTTCGACCGCGGCGTGCAGACGGATTGCGCGGTCACGTTCATTCACCCGATTGGCGGCTTCGCGTGGGGCATCGACTCGGCTGAGTTCCTTATCGACAACCTCAAGGAAGGCGACAAGGTGGTCGCGCTCCGGATCCTGCCGGGCGTTGACGTGCTCGAGCAGCGCTGGGCCGGCGCGGACAAGCTGCTGTCGGAAGCCGGCATCGAGACGGCCGACTACTTCACCGGCGCAGACCCGGCCGAGATCAAGAAGATCATCTCGGACGAGCTCGCCAAGGGCGACGTGCAGGGCATCTGGATGGACGCTGGCGACGGCGCCGTCGCCGCGATCGAGGCCTTCGAGGACGCCGGCAAGCCCTACCCCGTCATGACGGGCGAGGACGAGCTGAGCTTCCTGCGCAAGTGGAAGGACACGGGGCTCACCGGCCTCGCCCCCGTCTACTCGAACTTCCAGTGGCGCACGCCGCTGCTGGCCCTCGAGAAGATCTTCAAGGGCGAAGAGGTGCCGAGTGAGTGGGTACTGCCGCAGAGCCCGATCACGGCTGAGGAACTCGACGACTACCTCGCGCGGAACGACGGCATGCCCGACGGTCACTACGCGAAGTTCGGCGGCGAGGACCTGCCGGGCTACCCGACCATCTGGCAGGATCGGGTCATGCCCTAG
- a CDS encoding carbohydrate-binding protein, producing MSQRFPGQKLSIPRVTLAGLVLAGLVFAGVQGWNWFEDKSSVTTKSWMAGYVDVTATPSYAFEAPTAGANKNAVLSFIVADTADACAPSWGTFYSLEEAGVSLDLDRRVARLKQQGGDVLVSFGGQLNDELATACTDPDKLVAAYEAVIDRYSLRTIDVDVEGANLTDRAAGERRAQALAEIQSARAGTDTPLAVWLTLPITPSGLTEEGTDAVTQMLEAGVDLAGVNAMTMDYGGSLPAGTSMIDGTKSALNALHQQLRVIYLRQDIQLGPIGLWSKIGATPMIGQNDVPAEVFSLDDAEKLNSFAQENGIGRMSMWSLNRDATCGSNYADVQVVSDSCSGVDQGNLKFSTVLGNGFNGSPDARAGDVTTSDPSAVPAPIVDDPATSPYPIWKKTAAYPAGTKVVWHGFVYVAKYWTQGDVPDNPVLQATETPWQLVGPVLPGEKPIPVPTLPEGTYPVWVGDTIYTQGQRVMFDGVAYVAKWWSQGDSPQAADENPDGSPWRRLSNDEIREILGETTPSSAAPAGG from the coding sequence ATGTCTCAACGCTTTCCTGGGCAAAAGCTCTCCATTCCGCGGGTCACTCTCGCCGGTCTGGTGCTTGCTGGTCTGGTGTTTGCCGGCGTGCAGGGGTGGAACTGGTTTGAGGACAAGTCTTCGGTGACCACGAAATCCTGGATGGCGGGATACGTCGACGTGACTGCGACGCCCTCGTACGCGTTCGAGGCCCCTACGGCCGGAGCGAACAAGAACGCCGTGCTGTCGTTTATCGTCGCCGACACGGCAGACGCGTGCGCCCCGTCGTGGGGCACCTTCTACTCGCTCGAAGAGGCGGGAGTCAGCCTTGACCTCGATCGCCGGGTGGCTCGCCTGAAGCAGCAGGGCGGGGACGTGCTGGTCTCGTTCGGGGGGCAGCTCAACGATGAGCTCGCGACCGCTTGCACCGATCCCGACAAGCTCGTCGCCGCCTACGAGGCGGTTATCGACCGCTACTCGCTGCGGACGATCGATGTGGACGTCGAGGGAGCAAACCTCACCGATCGCGCTGCCGGCGAGCGGCGAGCCCAGGCACTCGCGGAGATTCAGAGCGCGCGGGCGGGCACCGATACGCCGCTCGCTGTGTGGCTCACGCTGCCCATTACCCCGTCCGGCCTGACCGAAGAGGGCACGGACGCGGTCACCCAGATGTTGGAGGCGGGCGTCGACCTGGCCGGCGTGAACGCGATGACGATGGACTACGGTGGCTCCCTTCCGGCGGGCACGTCGATGATCGACGGGACGAAGAGCGCATTGAACGCGCTCCACCAGCAACTGCGCGTGATCTACCTGCGCCAGGACATCCAGCTCGGCCCGATTGGGCTCTGGAGCAAGATCGGGGCCACCCCGATGATCGGACAGAACGACGTTCCAGCCGAGGTCTTCTCGCTCGACGACGCGGAGAAGCTCAACTCGTTCGCGCAAGAGAACGGCATCGGTCGCATGTCGATGTGGTCGCTCAACCGCGACGCTACCTGCGGCTCGAACTATGCCGACGTGCAAGTGGTGTCCGACTCGTGCAGCGGCGTTGACCAGGGCAACCTCAAGTTCTCAACCGTGCTCGGAAACGGTTTCAACGGTTCGCCCGACGCTCGGGCCGGCGACGTGACCACCTCCGACCCGTCGGCGGTGCCCGCGCCCATCGTCGACGACCCGGCGACCAGCCCATACCCGATCTGGAAGAAGACCGCCGCGTACCCCGCGGGGACGAAGGTCGTCTGGCACGGGTTCGTGTACGTCGCGAAGTATTGGACGCAAGGCGATGTCCCGGACAACCCGGTGCTGCAGGCGACGGAGACGCCGTGGCAGCTCGTCGGGCCGGTGCTGCCCGGCGAAAAACCCATTCCCGTGCCGACGCTGCCGGAGGGTACCTACCCGGTCTGGGTGGGGGACACGATCTATACCCAGGGCCAGCGCGTGATGTTCGACGGCGTCGCCTACGTCGCCAAGTGGTGGAGCCAGGGGGACAGTCCGCAGGCCGCTGACGAGAACCCGGACGGGTCGCCGTGGCGGCGGCTGTCGAACGACGAGATTCGCGAGATCCTGGGCGAGACTACTCCCAGTTCAGCAGCTCCTGCGGGTGGGTAA
- a CDS encoding D-alanyl-D-alanine carboxypeptidase family protein, whose product MTDAPADLTAGRTPHMPRQRRTRLRVIGGTALVLVLAMGGYVAACAAAPLPALRPALLAPATASIAADTAPAEESVAAETLPTAFGWVGEDTVFANDPAPHPLASITKLVTVLVCQQAAPVAPGEAGPSYTWTEADVQRQAELVALDGVAFPVPAGTVFSAHDMLTLMLLPSANDFAAAYADSIFGSNEAFVTAATAWAEEHGLESLSVVEPSGMDEGNQASAADVVRIGQLVLADPTLAALTRLPVADVPGIGIVENTNPLLGSVGVIGLKTGRSSDAGYNLAAAQTGDVDGRPVVKISVTLGRPTAQERADSSRRVLADMNALAQPREFVAEDEKLGSVVTWTGAVVPLLATHASAGTLVPGEAASRKISLDPLAAGPAGQAAGSVAIDSPTGAAKVRVVTGAAIAEPDLWWRLTHPQELLNWE is encoded by the coding sequence ATGACCGACGCTCCTGCCGACCTCACAGCCGGCCGGACGCCGCACATGCCTCGTCAGCGTCGCACACGCCTCCGCGTTATCGGGGGCACCGCGCTCGTCCTCGTGCTCGCGATGGGCGGCTACGTCGCCGCGTGCGCGGCGGCGCCCCTGCCCGCGCTGCGGCCAGCCTTGCTCGCGCCGGCCACCGCGAGCATCGCCGCTGACACCGCACCCGCCGAAGAGTCCGTCGCCGCAGAAACACTGCCGACCGCGTTCGGCTGGGTGGGCGAGGACACGGTGTTCGCAAACGACCCGGCCCCGCACCCGCTCGCGAGCATCACCAAGCTCGTCACCGTGCTGGTGTGCCAGCAGGCGGCACCGGTCGCACCGGGCGAGGCCGGCCCGAGCTACACCTGGACCGAGGCCGACGTGCAGCGCCAGGCCGAGCTCGTCGCGCTCGACGGGGTGGCGTTCCCGGTGCCCGCAGGCACGGTGTTCTCGGCGCATGACATGCTGACACTCATGCTGCTGCCCTCGGCAAACGACTTTGCCGCGGCGTACGCTGACTCCATCTTCGGCAGCAACGAGGCGTTCGTTACCGCCGCGACGGCGTGGGCAGAAGAACACGGCCTCGAGAGCCTGAGCGTCGTCGAGCCGAGCGGCATGGACGAGGGCAACCAGGCGAGTGCCGCTGACGTGGTGCGGATCGGGCAGCTCGTGCTCGCGGACCCCACGCTCGCAGCGCTCACGCGCCTGCCGGTCGCGGACGTGCCCGGCATCGGGATCGTCGAAAACACGAACCCACTGCTCGGTTCCGTGGGCGTTATTGGCCTCAAAACGGGGCGCTCGAGCGACGCCGGCTACAACCTCGCCGCCGCGCAGACCGGGGACGTCGACGGGCGCCCCGTCGTCAAGATCTCCGTCACGCTGGGGCGGCCCACCGCCCAGGAGCGGGCCGACTCAAGCCGCCGAGTGCTCGCCGACATGAACGCACTGGCGCAGCCGCGTGAATTCGTCGCCGAGGACGAAAAGCTCGGTTCGGTTGTGACCTGGACGGGCGCGGTAGTCCCGCTACTCGCGACTCATGCGTCTGCCGGGACGCTCGTTCCTGGAGAGGCGGCGTCCCGGAAGATCTCTCTCGATCCGCTCGCGGCAGGGCCGGCGGGCCAGGCGGCCGGCTCGGTCGCCATCGACTCCCCCACCGGGGCAGCGAAGGTCCGAGTAGTCACCGGTGCGGCGATCGCCGAGCCCGACCTCTGGTGGCGACTTACCCACCCGCAGGAGCTGCTGAACTGGGAGTAG
- a CDS encoding glycosyltransferase family 2 protein has product MTTTTAPAKTRRRQWGAERRSEPLSIIHPRPSMRKIAMGRVAILLTIVFWVIYVVSTVIRQLLNNPDAGFRFTIEAIVYVIVVTFLTFSALMYLIARQGALYRFSEHRRVPRGELDLHFSDYDEAVTVLVPSYAEEPHVVRGTLWSAALQEFPDLRVVLLIDDPPSPTDPDVRAKLEQTRGLAAEIQEALATPAAQFREAADRFAASFASDPTVAPGDVQALADEYRSAAEWLEAFAESEPVDDHVDEFFVDQVIMGLARELRLTLLALDASIEQGSGPDAARILTLMRRLERIFRAEMSTFERKKYASLSSEANKAMNLNSYISVMGKSWNVEETADGTVLRPAPEGEAGDVSFPDSTYLLTLDADSMLLRDYCLRLVYLLEQPENARVAVTQTPYSSFRGAPTRIERVAGATTDLQHMLHQGMSYYNATFWVGANAVIRKEALEDIVEVEVVGGFEIRTYIQDRTVIEDTESSVDLGTHGWSLVNYPERLSYSATPPDFGSLVVQRRRWANGGLLILPKFWDQLGARRLKRERVLLSEFLLRANYMASISWASFGLVLLLAYPFDGRLLSPFVLAAALPYFIAMGSDLRESGHRFSDIFRIYGFNLVLLPVNIAGVVKSFQQMITGEKIPFARTPKVKDRTAAPAIYVIVPYVIVAFSIFTLLRDIPEQNWGNVIFASFNALMAAGAIRAYIGIRNSFVDVWLGFLGWLHVPRKEKRKAPEDLVDPSQPVNWEGILYYGDRRLNRDLRGQRDRRRRIGIR; this is encoded by the coding sequence ATGACAACTACAACCGCGCCCGCGAAGACCAGGCGACGACAATGGGGCGCGGAGCGACGGTCCGAACCGCTGTCCATCATTCATCCCCGACCGAGCATGCGGAAGATCGCGATGGGTCGTGTCGCGATCCTGCTGACGATTGTGTTTTGGGTCATCTACGTCGTCTCGACGGTGATCCGTCAGCTCCTGAACAATCCGGATGCCGGCTTCCGCTTCACCATCGAGGCGATCGTGTACGTGATCGTGGTCACGTTCCTGACCTTCTCGGCGCTGATGTATCTCATTGCGCGTCAGGGCGCGCTCTACCGGTTCAGCGAGCACCGCCGCGTTCCCCGAGGCGAGCTCGACCTGCACTTCAGCGACTATGACGAGGCCGTGACCGTGCTCGTCCCCTCGTATGCGGAAGAGCCCCATGTCGTGCGCGGCACGCTCTGGTCGGCGGCCCTCCAGGAGTTCCCCGATCTTCGCGTCGTGCTCCTCATCGATGACCCGCCCTCCCCCACAGACCCCGATGTGCGCGCAAAACTCGAGCAGACCCGGGGCCTGGCGGCTGAGATCCAGGAGGCGCTTGCCACCCCCGCCGCACAGTTCCGTGAGGCAGCCGACCGCTTCGCAGCGAGCTTCGCCTCCGACCCCACCGTGGCACCCGGAGATGTGCAGGCGTTGGCGGACGAGTATCGCTCCGCCGCCGAGTGGCTCGAGGCGTTCGCCGAGTCCGAACCGGTTGACGACCACGTCGATGAGTTCTTCGTCGACCAGGTCATCATGGGGCTCGCCCGCGAGCTGCGACTGACCCTGCTCGCGCTGGACGCCTCGATTGAGCAGGGCAGCGGGCCTGATGCGGCCCGGATCCTCACGCTCATGCGGCGGCTCGAGCGCATCTTCCGCGCGGAGATGAGCACCTTCGAACGCAAGAAGTACGCGTCGCTCTCGAGCGAAGCGAACAAGGCGATGAACCTGAATTCCTACATCTCAGTGATGGGAAAGTCGTGGAACGTCGAGGAGACCGCTGACGGCACGGTGCTGCGCCCGGCGCCGGAGGGTGAAGCAGGCGACGTTTCGTTCCCCGATTCGACCTACCTCCTGACCCTCGACGCGGACTCGATGCTGCTGCGCGACTACTGCCTGCGCCTCGTCTATCTGCTCGAGCAGCCCGAGAACGCGCGGGTGGCCGTCACGCAGACGCCCTACTCGTCTTTCCGGGGCGCCCCCACCCGCATCGAACGTGTGGCCGGAGCCACGACTGATCTGCAGCACATGCTCCACCAGGGCATGTCCTACTACAACGCGACCTTCTGGGTCGGGGCGAACGCCGTCATCCGCAAGGAGGCGCTCGAGGACATCGTCGAGGTGGAAGTCGTCGGCGGCTTCGAGATCCGCACGTACATCCAAGACCGCACGGTGATCGAGGACACGGAGTCCAGCGTGGACCTCGGGACCCACGGCTGGTCCCTGGTCAATTATCCCGAACGCCTCAGCTACAGCGCCACCCCGCCCGACTTCGGGTCACTGGTCGTGCAGCGGCGTCGCTGGGCAAACGGCGGCCTGCTGATCCTGCCGAAATTCTGGGATCAGCTGGGAGCGCGCCGCCTCAAGCGGGAGCGCGTCCTTCTCAGCGAGTTCCTGTTGCGCGCCAACTACATGGCGTCAATTTCTTGGGCAAGCTTCGGCCTGGTGCTGCTCTTGGCCTACCCATTTGACGGTCGACTGCTCAGCCCGTTTGTGCTCGCCGCAGCGCTGCCGTACTTCATCGCGATGGGCAGCGACCTCCGCGAGAGCGGCCACCGCTTCAGCGACATCTTCCGCATTTACGGGTTCAACCTCGTGCTGCTGCCCGTCAATATCGCCGGGGTCGTAAAGTCGTTCCAGCAGATGATCACCGGCGAGAAGATCCCATTCGCGCGGACACCCAAGGTGAAGGACCGCACAGCGGCCCCCGCCATCTACGTCATCGTGCCGTACGTGATCGTGGCTTTTTCGATCTTCACCCTTCTGCGCGATATCCCCGAGCAGAACTGGGGCAACGTCATCTTCGCGTCGTTCAACGCGTTGATGGCCGCCGGCGCGATCCGCGCGTACATCGGCATCAGGAACTCGTTCGTCGACGTGTGGCTCGGCTTCCTCGGTTGGCTGCACGTCCCGCGCAAGGAGAAGCGGAAGGCGCCTGAGGATCTGGTCGATCCGTCTCAGCCGGTCAACTGGGAGGGCATCCTCTACTATGGCGACCGCCGACTGAATCGCGATCTTCGGGGCCAACGAGACCGCCGCCGCAGGATCGGGATCCGCTAG
- a CDS encoding FUSC family protein: protein MMEQDPQPRTSALQIVGRATRSLLELPPSPGPRTWIALRAALSVSLPFGALTLLGHPEIGLQTAAGAFVALYAAGMGAAERAKVLPFVAAALIACTALGALLAPWPILLAIGLVGVTVVASALCFAYRVGPPGSVFFALAFGLSANITAVVDGERLNSPVTLMLAVSGGALFSYALALAPLLRRAERARPVRPVDELLPGPWLGAGERELLARVAVVAVLGTAVSVIWIDPHRAYWTVTAGVAVVGLVAGRRHAIGRGLHRTVGTLIGAGLYLAIAPLGRIPLLLVLLLGILQFAVESVVVRNYALALVFITPLVLLISGAATGGGDLWGSALERFLDTAVGVAIAMLTGLIHRRSAPRAYR from the coding sequence ATGATGGAGCAAGACCCCCAGCCACGCACCTCGGCGCTGCAGATTGTGGGTCGCGCGACTCGGAGCTTGCTTGAGCTGCCGCCGTCGCCTGGCCCTCGCACTTGGATCGCGCTCCGCGCCGCGCTTTCGGTCTCGCTGCCGTTCGGCGCGCTCACCCTGCTCGGGCACCCCGAGATCGGGCTGCAGACCGCCGCCGGTGCCTTTGTTGCGCTGTATGCCGCAGGAATGGGAGCGGCGGAGCGAGCAAAGGTGCTGCCGTTCGTGGCCGCGGCGCTCATCGCCTGCACCGCACTCGGTGCACTGCTGGCGCCGTGGCCGATCCTGCTCGCCATCGGGCTCGTAGGAGTGACGGTTGTTGCCAGCGCCCTGTGCTTTGCGTACCGGGTCGGACCGCCCGGCTCAGTGTTCTTTGCGCTGGCCTTCGGTCTCTCCGCCAACATCACCGCGGTCGTCGACGGTGAGCGGCTGAATAGTCCCGTCACCCTCATGCTTGCGGTCTCTGGCGGTGCGCTGTTTTCCTACGCGCTCGCGCTCGCCCCATTGCTGCGGCGCGCTGAACGGGCCCGCCCGGTGCGGCCCGTGGACGAGCTGCTCCCCGGTCCCTGGTTGGGTGCCGGTGAACGTGAGCTCCTTGCCCGCGTCGCCGTGGTCGCCGTGCTCGGGACGGCGGTGAGCGTGATCTGGATCGACCCGCACCGCGCCTACTGGACGGTCACCGCGGGCGTCGCGGTCGTCGGCCTCGTCGCCGGCCGCCGCCACGCGATCGGACGGGGGCTGCATCGCACGGTGGGCACGCTGATCGGCGCGGGCCTCTACCTGGCGATCGCTCCGCTCGGCAGGATCCCCCTGCTGCTCGTGCTCCTGCTCGGGATCCTGCAGTTCGCGGTCGAGTCGGTGGTGGTGCGCAACTATGCGCTCGCGCTCGTGTTCATCACGCCGCTCGTCCTCCTGATCTCGGGCGCGGCCACGGGCGGGGGAGACTTGTGGGGCTCGGCGCTCGAGCGCTTTCTCGACACGGCGGTGGGGGTGGCGATCGCGATGCTCACTGGGCTGATCCACCGGCGCTCGGCGCCGCGGGCGTACAGGTAG
- a CDS encoding sugar phosphate isomerase/epimerase: MQRQLGVNTWVWVSPLRDVDLARIARQAQGIGYELLELPVESPGDWDPARAAETLGELGMGARVVGAMGPGRDLIDDAHRAATQDYLRRCVDVAVRVGSSTVAGPFTAATGRTWRMSAAERGATIATLRGALRPVADYAAERGVSLAIEPLNRYETSLINTVDQALDALDPLLGAGVSLALDSYHLNIEERSPAAAIRAAGAHLQVFQVCGNDRGPAGPDHTDWAATLDALDEVGYAGPLTLESFTGDNDTIATAASIWRPLADSQDELARITYDFFTDLHRRRSEPNERETTLEPQP, translated from the coding sequence ATGCAGCGACAACTGGGAGTGAACACCTGGGTCTGGGTGTCGCCGCTTCGCGACGTCGACCTCGCGCGAATTGCGCGGCAGGCGCAGGGCATCGGGTACGAATTGCTCGAGCTGCCGGTCGAGTCGCCCGGCGACTGGGACCCGGCACGGGCGGCCGAGACCCTCGGCGAACTCGGCATGGGGGCGCGCGTCGTCGGAGCGATGGGCCCCGGCCGCGACCTGATCGATGACGCCCATCGGGCGGCGACGCAGGACTACCTTCGGCGCTGCGTGGATGTCGCGGTGCGCGTGGGGTCATCCACGGTCGCCGGCCCGTTTACCGCCGCGACCGGTCGCACCTGGCGCATGAGCGCGGCTGAGCGGGGGGCCACGATCGCGACGCTCCGCGGCGCGCTCCGTCCGGTCGCTGACTACGCGGCCGAGCGCGGGGTCAGCCTCGCGATTGAGCCGCTGAACCGCTACGAGACCAGCCTCATCAACACCGTCGATCAGGCGCTTGATGCGCTCGACCCGCTGCTCGGGGCCGGGGTCAGCCTCGCCCTCGACAGCTACCATCTCAACATCGAGGAGCGCTCGCCCGCCGCCGCCATTCGCGCGGCTGGCGCGCACCTGCAGGTCTTCCAGGTCTGCGGTAACGATCGCGGGCCCGCCGGGCCCGACCACACCGATTGGGCCGCGACCCTCGACGCGCTCGACGAGGTCGGCTACGCCGGCCCCCTGACGCTCGAGAGCTTCACCGGCGACAACGACACGATCGCCACCGCGGCCTCGATTTGGCGCCCGCTCGCGGACAGCCAGGATGAACTTGCCCGCATCACCTACGACTTCTTTACCGATCTGCACCGACGCCGATCTGAACCGAACGAACGCGAAACGACTCTGGAGCCGCAGCCATGA
- a CDS encoding DUF3237 domain-containing protein, which produces MSQPQLEYAFTIVAEVAPPLPIEARAGEQLDIIPITGGTVTGRITATVEPGGADWCRLRSDGAYEVEARYWIRTEDGAVIDIVNVGRIAPEVAGSDADELFITTPQFRTIAPQYQWLTQRAFVGQAASTDAHTTIVVYEVVG; this is translated from the coding sequence GTGAGCCAGCCCCAACTCGAGTACGCATTCACCATCGTGGCCGAGGTGGCACCGCCCCTCCCCATTGAGGCACGCGCAGGCGAGCAGCTTGACATCATCCCCATCACCGGCGGAACGGTGACCGGCAGGATCACGGCCACGGTCGAACCCGGCGGCGCCGACTGGTGCCGACTCCGGAGCGACGGCGCCTACGAGGTTGAGGCGCGCTACTGGATCCGGACCGAGGACGGCGCGGTGATCGACATCGTGAATGTCGGCCGGATCGCCCCGGAGGTCGCTGGCAGCGATGCGGACGAGCTCTTCATCACCACCCCGCAGTTCCGCACCATCGCGCCGCAGTACCAGTGGCTCACGCAGCGGGCCTTCGTCGGCCAGGCGGCGTCGACCGACGCCCACACCACGATCGTGGTCTACGAGGTCGTCGGCTAA
- a CDS encoding sugar phosphate isomerase/epimerase has protein sequence MTDPTSSHPVTLFTGQWADLPFEEVARLAAEWGYDGLEIACSGDHLDLKRADEDDAYLRSRLEILDRHGLGVWAISNHLAGQAVCDDPIDFRHEAIVRPYVWGNGEAEGVRQRAAADMQRAARVARKLGVDTVVGFTGSKIWPYVAMFPPVPASVIDAGYEDFATRWNPILDVFDAEGVRFAHEVHPSEIAYDYWTTVKTLEAIDHRPAFGLNWDPSHLLWQGVDPIGFITDFADRIYHVDCKDTRLRPPTGRSGILGSHLPWGDPRRGWDFVSTGHGDMHWEDAFRALGSIGYGGPISIEWEDAGMDRLHGAAEAVGRIRSLLWKRPTVSFDAAFSNQSSPEGEAA, from the coding sequence ATGACCGACCCCACCTCGTCACACCCGGTCACGCTGTTCACCGGCCAGTGGGCCGACCTCCCGTTCGAGGAGGTCGCGCGCCTCGCCGCCGAATGGGGATACGACGGGCTCGAGATCGCCTGCTCGGGCGATCATCTCGACCTCAAGCGCGCTGATGAGGACGACGCCTACCTGCGCTCGCGGCTTGAGATTCTCGACCGACACGGCCTCGGCGTCTGGGCCATCTCGAACCACCTCGCCGGCCAGGCCGTGTGCGACGACCCGATCGACTTCCGCCACGAGGCGATCGTGCGTCCCTACGTCTGGGGCAACGGCGAGGCCGAGGGCGTGCGCCAGCGGGCGGCCGCGGACATGCAGCGCGCGGCCCGGGTCGCCCGCAAGCTGGGCGTCGACACGGTCGTCGGCTTCACCGGCTCGAAGATCTGGCCGTACGTCGCTATGTTCCCACCCGTGCCCGCTTCGGTGATCGATGCCGGCTACGAGGACTTCGCGACGCGCTGGAACCCGATCCTGGACGTGTTTGACGCTGAGGGCGTGCGCTTTGCCCACGAGGTGCACCCGTCTGAGATCGCCTACGACTACTGGACGACGGTGAAGACGCTTGAGGCGATCGATCACCGGCCCGCGTTTGGGCTGAACTGGGACCCGAGCCACCTGCTCTGGCAGGGCGTCGACCCCATTGGCTTCATCACCGATTTCGCTGACCGCATTTATCATGTGGACTGCAAGGACACCCGGCTGCGGCCGCCGACGGGGCGCAGCGGGATCCTGGGGTCTCACCTGCCCTGGGGCGACCCGCGGCGCGGCTGGGACTTCGTATCGACCGGGCACGGCGACATGCACTGGGAAGACGCGTTCCGTGCGCTCGGCTCGATTGGCTACGGCGGCCCCATCTCGATCGAGTGGGAGGACGCGGGCATGGACCGCCTGCACGGCGCCGCCGAAGCAGTGGGCAGGATCCGCTCGCTGCTCTGGAAGCGTCCGACCGTGTCGTTCGACGCCGCGTTCTCGAACCAGTCCTCGCCGGAGGGCGAGGCGGCGTAG